One Pyrococcus furiosus DSM 3638 genomic window, CAAATTTACCCTTTTCATAGAATATAAACCCCCCTATTGCAGAGACCGTTGGGTCTATACCACTTGACGCACCTTGAACAAGTAATTCAGTCTTGTGACCCATCTTAGCTATTTCCTCCTTACTTAGCTCAAGTCCTAGTAACTTTGATACAGCCCCAATTGTGGCTACTGCCACGGCAGCAGAAGAGCCCAATCCAGCACCAACTGGAATTTGAGAAGTTATGCTAACCTTAATACCAACATTTTTCTTATCTGCCTCCTCTAAAACTAAATTTATTGCCTCTCTAACATAGCTCAAAACTTCAGCTGCTTTTCCATAATCTGTCTCGAAATATATCTCATTTTCAGAAAATGAAACCGTAAGTCCAGGAACTTTAATGTCATGAGCTTCAATTCTTATTTTTTTCTCCCGAATTAGCTCAGCCTCCACAAAAGTTCGTAAATCAATGGCAGCAGCTATCGCTGGCTTTCCGTAAACTACGCTATGCTCTCCAAAAAGAATAACTTTTGCGGGAGCTGAGGCTATAACTTTCATCTTAACCCCCTCAAGCCTTCCTCATTACTATGCTAGCGTATCCCACTATTGCATCTGTGCTCCGACTAACTTCAAAGCTCGTAGTGTAGTGAAGAAGCTCTGCTTCAATTGCCCCAGCAAGCTTAGAGTAGACTATTCCAACTCCTACTCCACCTGGG contains:
- a CDS encoding mevalonate kinase; the encoded protein is MKVIASAPAKVILFGEHSVVYGKPAIAAAIDLRTFVEAELIREKKIRIEAHDIKVPGLTVSFSENEIYFETDYGKAAEVLSYVREAINLVLEEADKKNVGIKVSITSQIPVGAGLGSSAAVAVATIGAVSKLLGLELSKEEIAKMGHKTELLVQGASSGIDPTVSAIGGFIFYEKGKFEHLPFMELPIVVGYTGSSGPTKELVAMVRKRYEEMPELIVPILEAMGKVVEKAKDVILSNVDKEEKFERLGVLMNINHGLLDALGVSTKKLSELVYAARVAGALGAKITGAGGGGCMYALAPNKQREVATAIRIAGGTPMITEISREGLKIEEVIK